The genomic interval TTCCCGCGGGTGTCACGCAGTTCCTGGAAACGTTCAGCACCCAGCATTTTGCCGAGAGTGTCCGGCGCATCCACCGCGCCGTCGATGAGGATATGGGCTATGTGAATGCCCTTGGGGCCGAACTCCGCATTCAGCGACTGGCACAGCATGCGCCGTCCACCCATGGCGGCGGTATGGGAGTGCTGGCCGCCATTACCCCGCACCGCCGCCGTGGCAGAAGTCACCAGAAGCGTACCGTGGCCGCGCGCTTCCATGCGGGGACAGACGGCGGATGCGGTCCGGAACAGACCGAAAGTCGCCAGCCGCCAGCCCATTTCGAAGGCTTTGTAGCTGGTGTCCTTGAGGGAGCGGTCACCGATCTGTGCACCGAGGTTGTAGACAACCACTTCGATGGGACCGATGTCAGCTTCAACCGCCGCGATCCGGGCTTCGATGGCGTCGGGCTCGGTGGCATTGAGCAGATGGCCCGAGGCGGATCCGCCCGCTGCTTCGATCGCACTCACCATTCTGCGCAGCCCTTCTTCGTCACTGCGCCTGCACAAAACCGCATGGTAGCCCTCTTCAGCAAATCGCTGCCCGACCGTGCCGCCGATGCCGGCGCCGGCCCCCATCACAAAACATACGGGTTTCATGAATTTTCTCCAGTTGGTGGCCTGTTCTGCGGGTGGAAGACCGGATTGCGCTTCTCTTTAAAGGCGAGGATGGCTGCGCGGGTTTCATCGCCCCCACCGGATTCGACCATGTTTCTGGCCTCCAGGGCGAAGGAGTCATCGAGAGACTGCACCAGGCCGGCCTGCAGGTTCTGCTTGATCCTTCCCAGTGTCCGGGTGGGACCATTGGCGATTTCGATGGCGTACTGCAGTGCCTGTTCACGAAAGCTTGCCGCCGGAAACACGCGGTCCACCAGACCGATGGCAAGCGCCTCCTGAGCCGACAGCCGGGGTGAGAAATAGAACAGCGACTTGGCCCGGGCAAGACCCACCAGCCGGGGGAGAAACCAGGTCGCACCATAATCCCCGGACAGGCCGACGTTGCGGAACGCGGTGATCAGGAAAGCATCGTCTGCGGCGACTCTCAGGTCGCAGGCCAGGGCGATGGAGAGTCCGGCACCGGCCGCCGCACCTGGTAAGGCGGCCACGGTGGGTTTGCTCAGATGATAGAGCCGGCCAGTCAGCGCCCGCTGTTTCTGTGTGAGATCGGCAATGCGGCGCTCCAGGCTCGGGGCGGGATCACTGGAATGGGTATCACCGCCCATTTCGCTGACATCACCGCCGGAACAGAAAGATTTACCGGCGCCGGTCAGCATCACACACCCCACATCGGCTCGACCTTCCAGCTCGGGCAGCAGCGCGCGCAGCGCCGGTGTGAGGATGTCGCCGAGGGCGTTCTTCTTATGCGGTTTGTTGAGGGTAACCACGGCCACCCGCTGGTGAATGTCGCAGAGCAGCTCTTCCGTGCCGGTATCGATCCGAGCCATTTCCATCTCCCTGCCTGTCCCGATCCCCGTCGGTCACTGACCGGCCGTCGGCCGTCGACTGCAAGTCTGACTGCACTCCATCAGAGTTGCATCATAGGACTAACTTGAAGTTGCATCATAAAACTCTATCGCTAGAATGCAACCATGAAATTGAAGACCTTCGAGCATTTCAACTGTTCATTAGCCCAGACGCTGTCGGTAATTGGCGAACACTGGACCATGCTGATCATCCGGGACGCGTTTTTTGGCCTGCGCCGCTTCGACCAGTTTCAGAAAAGCCTGGGGATCGCCCGCAATGTACTGAGCGACCGCCTGAAGAAGCTGGTGCAGGCCGGGGTTCTGGAGAAATCCGCAGGACCCGGACACCCGGAGTACCGGCTCACCGAGAAAGGACTGGCGCTCCAGCCCGTGATGATCGCCATGACCCATTGGGGCGACACCTACATGCCACACCCGGACGGTGACCGGCTCACCTTCGTCGACCGGCAGGACGGTAAGCCCATCCAGCCGGTCGGCATTCATGCCGCCGACGGCCGGAGACTGGCACCGAAGGAGATCAGGGCCAGAGCGGGTCCCGGGTTACGGGGCGCAGAATTCTTCGCAAGATCGGCTCAGGCGGACGGGGCTGGGAATGTCGAGGAGGGTGCGCCACGGTCGCCCTGAGCGATCATCCCACTGCGTACTAGAGCGCGAGCAGCGTGCGGATCAGCAGCACAAAGAGGATGAAACTCCCCGCCTGAAACACCAGGAAGCGCACCAGAATCACATTGCGTGTCGCCTGGGTCATGGAATGCACCACCCGGGCCACCACATAGGACCAGGCGAATCCCACGCTGATCGGATCAACCACTCCCGCCATGTGTGCGGCAAGCGCCAGCGCATAAAAGATCGTCGGCTGTTCGTGCAGATGGTTGTAGTTGTCCGCCACCCGGGCGACCTCGGGAGGTAATACGAGGGAAGCGCCGGTGCGCGAAAGTTCCACCAGGTCGATTCTGGCTTTGCCCATCGCGGGTATTCGAGTCGCATACATCCAGATCAGCATGACAAAGGTCCAGCTCACCAGCGCCAGAACCGGCGCGATCATTCCGTGTGCGTACATGTTTCAATTCCTCAGCCGTAACCGGTCGTGAACGATGGGATCTGTGTAAATTGTGTGAGCAACCGCGTCAGCCGGTTCAGTATAGCGCTTAACCAGGCAACTCAAGCCGTCCGCTCGAGCTGATCCTCAACCTGTTTTCTCAACCCAGCCCCTCTTCGCCGTAGCGCTTCGCCGGACCACTTCCTCCGGGTCCCAGCCGCCCCTTCTCACCGAAATGGCCCTGCCCCGGCACATGGTTCACCTCAACCCTGATGCCGTCCGGGTCCTCGAAGAGCACCGAGTAGTAGCCCGGCGCAAAATGCTCACCGGCTTCGGGCGGGTGGACGATCTTCGCCCCCAGTTCATCGCGCGCGTACTCATGTACACGATCCACGTCCTTTGCCGAACGGGCTCGCAGGCAGAGATGATGCAGTCCGGGTGTCCACTGGTCGAAAACTCTGTCGCGCTTGTCCTGGGGCGCCGCCCGCACCAGGATGCCGGTCCGACCGCCGATGCAATAGACGGTGTCGTCATTGCGGATCAATGTTTTCATCCCTAGGAAGTGGCACAGCCTCTCCCAGAAAGGCAGGCCCGATTCGGGCTCACGCAGTGTCATCTGAATGTGGGCGACGCCATTAATTTCGATACTCATGCTTCGACACTCATGTTTCGTTTCTCCCGTTCCAGTCCGCCTGAGTTACCCCGAGGCCGCCGGCCGCAATACCCGACCGGATACCACGCCCGTCATCGCACCATCGCGGCGCACGATCCGGCCATTGACCATCACCAGATCAAATCCCTCCGCCAGTATCTGAGGCTGGGTATAGGAGGCGCGCGCTCGCACCCGCTGCGGATCAAAGAGAATCACATCCGCCACCATCCCTGACTCCAGACGCCCGCGATCTGCTATCCCCAGAATATCTGCCGGGATAGACGTCATTTTCGCCACCGCGGTTTCAAGACTCAGCAGCTTCTGCGACATCACATAGTCTTCGATCACTTTGGCGAAGGTCCCGTAACCTCGCGGATGATAAGTACCCGGGCCACCATCCGAGCTGATCACAACCCAGGGATCCGCGAGCAGAGCAGACTGGAGAGCCTCGTCCATCACAAAATACGCCGCTGAGAAGCCCTGCGGACCCAGTTTCTCGATCAGCACTTCTTCGAAAGGCAGTTCAAGTTCACGGGACAGATCCGCGAGGGTTTTTCCAGTATAGGGGGCCGTGCCGAGCAGAGTCGCCTGCGGTCCATTCCGCAGATTGACTCTTTGTCGCAGGTAGTCTGCCAGCTCTTTACGTCGCTCAGACTTT from Pseudomonadales bacterium carries:
- a CDS encoding helix-turn-helix domain-containing protein, encoding MKLKTFEHFNCSLAQTLSVIGEHWTMLIIRDAFFGLRRFDQFQKSLGIARNVLSDRLKKLVQAGVLEKSAGPGHPEYRLTEKGLALQPVMIAMTHWGDTYMPHPDGDRLTFVDRQDGKPIQPVGIHAADGRRLAPKEIRARAGPGLRGAEFFARSAQADGAGNVEEGAPRSP
- a CDS encoding MAPEG family protein, producing MYAHGMIAPVLALVSWTFVMLIWMYATRIPAMGKARIDLVELSRTGASLVLPPEVARVADNYNHLHEQPTIFYALALAAHMAGVVDPISVGFAWSYVVARVVHSMTQATRNVILVRFLVFQAGSFILFVLLIRTLLAL
- a CDS encoding enoyl-CoA hydratase-related protein codes for the protein MARIDTGTEELLCDIHQRVAVVTLNKPHKKNALGDILTPALRALLPELEGRADVGCVMLTGAGKSFCSGGDVSEMGGDTHSSDPAPSLERRIADLTQKQRALTGRLYHLSKPTVAALPGAAAGAGLSIALACDLRVAADDAFLITAFRNVGLSGDYGATWFLPRLVGLARAKSLFYFSPRLSAQEALAIGLVDRVFPAASFREQALQYAIEIANGPTRTLGRIKQNLQAGLVQSLDDSFALEARNMVESGGGDETRAAILAFKEKRNPVFHPQNRPPTGENS
- a CDS encoding VOC family protein, with amino-acid sequence MSIEINGVAHIQMTLREPESGLPFWERLCHFLGMKTLIRNDDTVYCIGGRTGILVRAAPQDKRDRVFDQWTPGLHHLCLRARSAKDVDRVHEYARDELGAKIVHPPEAGEHFAPGYYSVLFEDPDGIRVEVNHVPGQGHFGEKGRLGPGGSGPAKRYGEEGLG
- a CDS encoding SDR family oxidoreductase → MKPVCFVMGAGAGIGGTVGQRFAEEGYHAVLCRRSDEEGLRRMVSAIEAAGGSASGHLLNATEPDAIEARIAAVEADIGPIEVVVYNLGAQIGDRSLKDTSYKAFEMGWRLATFGLFRTASAVCPRMEARGHGTLLVTSATAAVRGNGGQHSHTAAMGGRRMLCQSLNAEFGPKGIHIAHILIDGAVDAPDTLGKMLGAERFQELRDTRGKADGLMVPERIAETYLHLANQHRSTWTHEIDLRSFSDRPWWNH